In Paenibacillus sp. FSL M7-0420, a single genomic region encodes these proteins:
- a CDS encoding spore germination protein, with protein sequence MKSTVEGKLSSRLEVNNEQLYKLLGESTDLVRKQLKLGEHTELAIFYIDGLIDNQLLHNSILYSLQEGRTSALLEEQDPDKKLEILTNRVLMAGDLTLVQDYAQFVHDLLSGNVMLMVEGTMSALRIGLPGWEDRGVSEPSSQSVVRGPMEGFSENLRTNTALIRRKIKDSQLWLETMQIGRVTQTSVSIMYLSHIANKELVQEVKRRLNSIDTDSILESGYIEEFIQDKVATPFPTIYNSDRPDTIAAGILEGKVAILVDGTPFVLLAPTVFVSFFQSAEDYYQRADISTLLRFIRFLAFFLTLFAPAFYVAITTYHQEMIPTNLVISLAAQRETVPFPTFVEALMMELTYEILREAGVRIPKNVGQAVSIVGTLVIGQAAVAAGFISSAMVIIVSITAISSFVIPEAGMSIAARIIRFFLIALAGFMGLYGILCGVFLVVLHLVSLRSFGVPYMSPLGPFRPADLKDSFFRFPWPFLRTRPQENRTQNLHRQNRSRRGGS encoded by the coding sequence ATGAAGAGTACGGTTGAGGGTAAGTTGTCCAGCCGGCTGGAGGTCAATAATGAACAGCTGTACAAGCTGCTGGGCGAGAGCACTGACCTGGTGCGAAAGCAACTGAAGCTGGGAGAGCATACGGAGCTGGCTATTTTTTATATTGATGGTCTGATAGATAATCAGCTGCTGCATAATTCGATTCTGTATTCGCTTCAGGAGGGACGGACCTCGGCTCTGCTGGAGGAACAGGACCCCGATAAGAAACTGGAAATCTTGACGAACCGTGTCCTAATGGCCGGTGATCTTACCCTGGTTCAGGATTACGCCCAGTTCGTACACGACCTGTTATCCGGCAACGTGATGCTGATGGTGGAGGGGACGATGTCAGCACTGAGAATCGGGCTGCCCGGCTGGGAAGACCGAGGGGTAAGTGAGCCCAGCTCGCAGTCTGTGGTCCGCGGACCTATGGAGGGGTTCAGCGAGAATCTGCGGACCAACACCGCGTTAATCCGGCGCAAGATCAAAGATAGCCAGCTGTGGCTGGAAACCATGCAGATCGGCCGTGTCACCCAGACCAGTGTCTCGATTATGTATCTCAGCCACATTGCGAATAAAGAGCTGGTGCAGGAGGTAAAGCGGCGCCTGAACAGCATTGATACGGACAGTATTCTGGAGAGCGGCTATATCGAGGAATTTATTCAGGACAAGGTGGCGACACCCTTTCCGACAATCTATAACAGTGATCGGCCGGATACCATCGCGGCGGGGATTCTGGAAGGGAAGGTGGCTATCCTGGTTGACGGAACCCCTTTTGTGTTGCTGGCCCCGACCGTATTTGTCTCCTTCTTTCAGTCGGCGGAGGATTATTATCAGCGTGCGGATATCTCTACCCTGCTGCGGTTCATCCGGTTTCTGGCTTTTTTTCTCACCTTGTTTGCCCCTGCGTTCTATGTGGCTATCACAACCTATCATCAGGAGATGATCCCGACCAATCTGGTGATCAGTCTGGCGGCCCAGCGGGAGACGGTACCGTTTCCGACTTTTGTCGAAGCGCTGATGATGGAATTAACCTATGAGATTCTGCGTGAAGCAGGGGTACGGATTCCTAAGAATGTAGGTCAGGCTGTATCCATTGTCGGAACACTGGTCATCGGGCAAGCGGCGGTTGCGGCAGGGTTCATCTCCTCGGCGATGGTTATCATTGTATCCATTACAGCGATCTCAAGCTTTGTGATTCCCGAGGCCGGGATGTCCATTGCTGCACGCATTATCCGGTTTTTCCTGATTGCGCTGGCTGGGTTCATGGGACTGTACGGAATATTGTGCGGAGTATTCTTAGTGGTGCTGCATCTCGTCAGCCTGCGCTCCTTCGGCGTTCCTTATATGAGTCCGCTGGGGCCCTTCAGGCCGGCAGACCTTAAGGATTCTTTCTTCAGGTTCCCCTGGCCGTTCCTGAGAACAAGACCGCAAGAGAATAGAACACAGAATCTGCACCGCCAGAACAGATCCAGACGCGGGGGTTCCTGA
- a CDS encoding carbohydrate ABC transporter permease gives MQTKRRITEIVLFVITLLVAVIFFFPIFFNLMSAFKSNAEIMRDAVAFPKTLYLDSFKYLLTETEFPRAILNSLILTVVAIVAQVLIIPMAGYAIERRNARWTRLVFIYFLAGMMIPFQAYMIPLFKELRILGLYGSLAGPIMIYVAGAVGFGCLLYTSFVKGIPREIEEAAEIDGCSRYGIFWRIVFPLLGPVTASMVVLNGLGIWNDFLMPMLVLPSGQAKTMVVEIYRYIGEFSSRWDMIFAGTAMSVVPVLIVFIFLQKYFVKGIASGATKG, from the coding sequence ATGCAGACCAAGCGGAGAATCACTGAAATTGTCCTGTTTGTCATAACGCTCCTGGTAGCGGTTATCTTTTTCTTCCCGATTTTCTTTAATCTGATGTCCGCATTCAAAAGCAATGCCGAGATTATGCGCGATGCGGTTGCTTTTCCGAAGACACTGTATTTAGACAGCTTCAAATATCTGCTTACGGAGACCGAATTTCCGCGTGCGATCCTTAACAGCCTGATTCTGACCGTTGTGGCGATTGTCGCCCAGGTGCTGATTATTCCGATGGCAGGTTACGCGATAGAGCGCCGAAATGCCCGCTGGACGCGGCTGGTCTTCATCTATTTCCTGGCCGGGATGATGATTCCGTTCCAGGCGTATATGATTCCGCTGTTCAAAGAGCTGAGAATACTCGGCCTGTACGGCAGTCTGGCGGGACCTATCATGATCTATGTCGCCGGTGCCGTAGGCTTCGGATGCCTGCTCTATACCAGCTTCGTCAAAGGTATTCCACGGGAGATTGAAGAGGCCGCAGAAATTGACGGGTGCTCCCGCTACGGGATTTTCTGGAGGATCGTCTTCCCGCTGCTCGGGCCGGTTACGGCAAGTATGGTGGTGCTGAACGGTCTGGGGATCTGGAATGACTTCCTGATGCCGATGCTGGTTCTGCCTTCAGGCCAGGCTAAGACAATGGTTGTAGAAATCTACCGGTATATCGGGGAATTCTCCTCGCGCTGGGATATGATTTTTGCCGGAACCGCCATGTCGGTCGTGCCTGTGCTGATCGTGTTTATCTTCCTGCAGAAGTATTTCGTTAAGGGGATTGCGTCAGGGGCCACCAAGGGGTAA
- a CDS encoding AraC family transcriptional regulator, producing the protein MNVLEPGTQHSMDGRMSPDIQAAFHIFAAHWRKVNREWQYPAHTHPMFEINIVLQGSQQMTVGGQSYIQHSGDILFIRPSVLHSSLGTVSEDEMTYYCLHFDIDDLVLRRSLMTMDTVSLSGDTPELQAIRSSLDAIISSTILPDASDTQRGRLVTLNASLQLFTALSSWVLAALPSPARSTLPGVTEKTVALANAIEGLLQESVFTAAATGSRGGSIEDIAARLGYSPSHCNRAFRQIYGLPPRQYLSDLIIRHAKLLLLDNSLSVESIAYRLGYRDVSHFSKQFKRWTGLPPMGYRQLTEEPGKTDGNALSATAQGIITKTPQTII; encoded by the coding sequence ATGAACGTTTTAGAACCCGGTACACAGCATTCCATGGACGGCCGGATGTCCCCGGATATACAGGCTGCCTTCCATATATTCGCTGCCCACTGGCGCAAGGTGAACAGGGAGTGGCAATATCCGGCACACACCCATCCGATGTTCGAGATCAATATCGTCCTGCAGGGTTCGCAGCAAATGACCGTAGGCGGGCAGTCTTACATCCAGCACAGCGGCGACATTCTGTTCATCCGCCCAAGTGTCCTGCATTCCAGTCTGGGTACGGTTTCAGAGGATGAGATGACCTATTATTGCCTGCATTTCGACATTGATGATCTGGTCCTGCGCCGTTCCCTGATGACGATGGACACTGTCAGCCTAAGCGGTGACACTCCAGAGCTGCAGGCGATCCGTTCTTCGCTCGATGCAATTATCAGCTCGACGATCCTCCCTGATGCCAGCGATACCCAGCGGGGCCGGCTGGTGACGCTCAATGCTTCGCTGCAGCTGTTCACCGCACTCAGCAGCTGGGTGCTGGCTGCATTGCCCTCCCCTGCCCGAAGCACCCTGCCGGGCGTTACGGAGAAAACCGTTGCCCTGGCGAATGCCATTGAAGGACTGCTGCAGGAATCCGTATTCACCGCTGCGGCAACCGGCAGCCGGGGCGGAAGCATCGAAGACATAGCCGCAAGGCTTGGCTATAGCCCGAGTCACTGTAACCGCGCCTTCCGGCAAATCTACGGACTGCCCCCGAGGCAGTATCTCTCTGACCTGATTATCCGCCATGCCAAGCTGCTCCTGCTGGATAACAGCCTGTCCGTGGAGAGTATCGCCTACAGGCTCGGCTACCGTGATGTCTCCCATTTCAGCAAGCAGTTCAAGCGCTGGACCGGCCTGCCGCCCATGGGCTACCGTCAGCTTACGGAGGAACCGGGGAAGACAGACGGCAATGCGTTATCCGCTACTGCGCAGGGAATTATAACAAAAACTCCGCAAACCATTATATAA
- a CDS encoding glycoside hydrolase family 43 protein translates to MASTIVNPVLTGFHPDPSFLRVGDDYYIATSTFEWFPGVEIHHSRDLVHWHTLTRVLTATSQVDLRGNGSSGSIWAPAISWDNGLYYLLFTDVKSRSSVYKDLHNYLITAASLEGPWSPPVRLNGSGFDPFLFHDSDGRKWLLNMRWDFRQNHSNFSGIVMQEYDPESGRLSGPIHEIYQGTPTGVTEGPQLYKRGDYYYLLVAEGGTGVNHMVTMARSRSLTGPYETDPDYPVMTTAHDLTYAFQQAGHGSLVETQSGEWYMAHLCTRPIPGTGKLNPLGRETAIQRCVWTEDGWLRLAHGGKLPALRTEAPELPPHPFDALPERDDFDGRVLGYPYQSLRVPFDESWVSLQERPGFLRLRGRESLASLFDQSLIGRPIQHFACTVTTCLEYKPDSFMQMAGLVLYYDDKDYYYLRVTADELRGVALGVVMCQAGKYGEISSMQISVKDWERYYLKAEIHGRDIMFYASRDGEVWTAMCTPLDFGTLSDEHGGKLGFTGSYAGICAQDLDQQAKAAYFDYFEYTGLDVSAPHSV, encoded by the coding sequence ATGGCTTCAACCATTGTCAATCCGGTGTTGACCGGCTTTCATCCCGATCCGTCCTTCCTCAGGGTGGGTGATGATTATTATATCGCAACCTCCACCTTCGAATGGTTCCCCGGTGTGGAGATTCATCATTCCCGTGATCTGGTGCACTGGCATACGCTTACCAGAGTGCTGACCGCGACCTCACAGGTGGACCTGCGCGGCAACGGAAGCTCCGGCTCCATCTGGGCACCGGCCATTTCCTGGGATAACGGCTTATATTACCTGCTGTTTACGGATGTAAAGTCCCGCTCAAGTGTATATAAGGATCTGCATAACTACCTGATCACTGCTGCCAGTCTTGAAGGACCCTGGAGCCCGCCGGTACGGCTGAACGGCAGCGGTTTCGACCCGTTCCTGTTTCATGACAGTGACGGACGCAAATGGCTGCTGAATATGCGCTGGGATTTCCGGCAGAATCACAGCAATTTTTCCGGCATCGTGATGCAGGAGTATGACCCTGAGAGCGGCAGGCTGAGCGGCCCTATTCATGAAATATACCAGGGGACTCCTACAGGAGTAACGGAAGGACCGCAATTGTACAAGCGCGGGGATTATTACTATCTGCTGGTTGCCGAAGGGGGCACCGGAGTGAATCATATGGTCACGATGGCGCGCAGCCGCAGCCTAACCGGACCTTATGAGACCGATCCCGATTACCCGGTCATGACTACGGCTCATGATCTGACCTATGCCTTCCAGCAGGCAGGGCACGGCTCACTGGTGGAGACGCAGTCGGGGGAATGGTACATGGCTCATCTGTGCACCCGGCCGATCCCGGGAACGGGCAAGCTGAATCCGCTGGGCCGGGAGACGGCCATCCAGCGCTGCGTATGGACGGAGGACGGCTGGCTGCGCCTGGCACACGGCGGGAAGCTGCCGGCCTTGCGGACCGAAGCGCCGGAGCTTCCCCCGCACCCGTTCGATGCCTTGCCGGAGCGGGATGATTTTGACGGCCGTGTGCTGGGTTATCCCTACCAGAGTCTGCGTGTACCGTTCGATGAATCATGGGTGAGCCTGCAGGAGCGTCCCGGATTCTTGCGGCTCCGCGGCCGGGAATCCCTGGCATCGCTGTTTGACCAGAGTCTGATCGGGAGGCCGATTCAGCATTTTGCCTGCACCGTGACTACCTGCCTGGAATACAAGCCGGACAGCTTCATGCAGATGGCTGGACTGGTGCTCTACTATGATGACAAGGATTACTATTATCTGCGCGTAACAGCGGATGAACTCAGAGGGGTAGCTTTAGGGGTCGTAATGTGTCAGGCCGGCAAATACGGGGAAATTTCCTCTATGCAGATATCGGTGAAGGACTGGGAGCGTTACTATTTGAAGGCAGAGATTCATGGCAGAGATATTATGTTCTACGCTTCGCGGGACGGGGAGGTCTGGACAGCGATGTGTACACCACTTGATTTCGGTACTCTCTCGGATGAGCATGGCGGCAAGCTGGGCTTTACCGGCTCTTATGCCGGGATCTGCGCCCAGGATCTGGACCAGCAGGCGAAGGCGGCATATTTTGACTACTTCGAGTATACAGGTCTGGACGTATCAGCCCCGCACAGCGTATAG
- a CDS encoding GerAB/ArcD/ProY family transporter, translating into MSIEKDRISTAQLVILGLFTFIGDMALVYPAAMTAEAHQDAWIAALFSIPPGIALVFLFVTVANINPDKNIIEISQQVLGKWLGSAVGGYYLFFFIIAASTYVREIEDFMCTQIYEGTPGGVIRFMSIVLLVYGLRLGLETVGRAAQVFFPLFALFLVALMVLLFPQVRLDRVYPMMTTPLPDMLHSIMIGVFYPFGEICVFFMVYPYTRKNSKINRDIFIALCIGSVGLNLILFLSLTVLGVYFSEHNFYAAYILAQKINIANFLQRLEALMATAWIITTYFKTALYFYAFVLGTAQIFKLKSHRPLIFPVAFLIYGLSQLISKDIIFYVKEIPPYWVDWNLTYSLALPLVILVVYKVRQRAAAS; encoded by the coding sequence ATGAGTATTGAAAAAGATCGGATCAGTACGGCACAGTTGGTAATCCTCGGTCTTTTTACCTTTATCGGAGACATGGCTCTGGTCTATCCGGCAGCCATGACTGCAGAAGCCCATCAGGATGCCTGGATCGCCGCCTTGTTCAGCATTCCTCCGGGAATTGCACTAGTGTTCCTGTTTGTCACAGTCGCTAATATTAATCCGGACAAAAATATTATTGAAATCAGCCAGCAGGTGCTGGGGAAATGGCTTGGCAGCGCGGTAGGCGGGTACTATCTGTTCTTCTTTATCATCGCGGCCTCTACGTATGTCCGGGAAATTGAGGATTTCATGTGTACACAGATCTACGAGGGAACTCCCGGCGGAGTGATCCGGTTCATGAGCATTGTTCTGCTGGTGTACGGTCTGCGCCTGGGGCTTGAGACAGTCGGACGGGCAGCGCAGGTGTTCTTTCCGCTGTTTGCCTTATTTCTGGTGGCCCTGATGGTGCTCTTATTTCCGCAGGTCCGGCTGGATCGTGTCTATCCCATGATGACTACACCTTTACCGGATATGCTGCATTCGATCATGATCGGTGTGTTTTACCCTTTCGGGGAGATCTGCGTGTTCTTCATGGTCTATCCTTACACCCGTAAGAACAGTAAAATTAACCGTGATATCTTCATCGCGCTCTGCATAGGCTCCGTAGGCCTGAACCTGATACTGTTCCTCTCGCTGACTGTTCTCGGTGTCTATTTCTCCGAGCATAATTTCTATGCCGCCTATATCCTGGCCCAAAAAATCAATATCGCCAACTTTTTGCAGCGGCTTGAAGCACTTATGGCTACAGCCTGGATTATCACAACCTATTTCAAGACAGCACTCTACTTCTATGCCTTTGTACTCGGAACCGCGCAAATATTCAAGCTGAAAAGCCACCGCCCTCTAATCTTTCCTGTCGCCTTCCTGATTTACGGACTTTCACAGCTCATCTCCAAGGATATCATCTTCTACGTCAAAGAAATTCCCCCCTACTGGGTGGACTGGAATTTAACCTATTCGCTCGCACTTCCACTTGTGATCCTCGTAGTATACAAAGTGAGGCAGCGCGCCGCTGCCTCATAA
- a CDS encoding glycoside hydrolase family 52 protein, which translates to MPTNPFFNAHHSPIGSFSSFTLGFKGASGGFDLEAGKPPRQNVYIGLERKDGRGFDTLPFHEQGSDDESKRYDIENPDPSPDKPQILFHFGEDEITRDFRLTADSWQAGDLTFRILSPVRPVPDPETASDAELKEVLLPAVLVELEVDNTAGSSARRAFFGFQGNDPYSALRRFDGGKEDLTGVGQGRFLAIAAEQGSVKSAMHFTMEDILTAELEENWTFGLGQVGALVMDVPAGERKVYRFAVCFHRSGYVTSGMDASYYYNRYYSNVEAVAEYALSHFDQLKQQAMQANSMLEGTGLSEDQTFMLAHAIRSYYGSTELLEYKGQPFWVVNEGEYRMMNTFDLTVDQLFYELKMNPWTVRNELDMFVDRFSYVDTVRFPGDSTEYPGGLSFTHDMGVANAVSRPGYSSYELYGIDGCFSHMTHEQLVNWILTAATYVEHTGDRSWMERNLTVLESCLQSMLNRDHPDPAKRNGVMALDSSRTMGGAEITTYDSLDVSLGQARNNIYLAGKCWAAYLAMEKIFRDNGNTELSQTAGRQAELCAATIVGSVTEGGYIPAVIGEGNDSKIIPAIEGLVFPYFTGCKEALERGGRFGEYIGALDTHLKAVLVEGVCLFEDGGWKISSTSNNSWLSKIYLCQFIARQILGLEWGDKGHAADSAHVSWLTHPQLSVWSWSDQIISGEITGSKYYPRGVTAILWLDEQRG; encoded by the coding sequence ATGCCGACAAATCCGTTTTTCAATGCCCATCATTCACCGATTGGTTCTTTTTCCAGCTTCACTCTGGGGTTCAAGGGAGCGTCCGGCGGTTTCGATCTGGAAGCGGGTAAGCCGCCGAGACAGAACGTATATATTGGCCTGGAACGTAAGGACGGCCGCGGCTTCGATACCTTGCCTTTCCATGAGCAGGGCAGTGACGATGAGAGCAAGCGCTATGACATCGAGAACCCGGACCCGAGCCCGGATAAGCCGCAGATACTGTTTCACTTCGGGGAAGACGAGATTACGCGCGATTTCCGGCTTACCGCCGACAGCTGGCAGGCAGGCGATCTGACCTTCCGCATTCTGTCACCAGTGCGGCCGGTGCCGGACCCGGAGACGGCCTCGGATGCAGAGCTGAAGGAAGTGCTGTTGCCAGCCGTGCTGGTAGAGCTTGAAGTCGATAACACAGCGGGCAGCTCTGCGCGCCGTGCTTTCTTCGGCTTCCAGGGGAATGACCCGTATAGCGCCCTTAGAAGATTCGATGGAGGCAAGGAGGATCTGACCGGTGTCGGCCAGGGCCGATTCCTGGCGATCGCCGCTGAACAGGGAAGCGTCAAGTCCGCCATGCACTTCACTATGGAGGATATCCTCACTGCGGAGCTGGAGGAGAACTGGACCTTCGGACTGGGTCAAGTGGGTGCACTTGTCATGGATGTGCCTGCGGGTGAACGGAAGGTCTACCGCTTCGCAGTCTGCTTCCACCGGTCGGGCTATGTGACCTCGGGGATGGATGCCAGTTATTACTATAACCGTTATTACAGCAATGTAGAGGCGGTAGCGGAATATGCGCTGTCCCATTTCGATCAGCTGAAGCAGCAGGCCATGCAGGCTAATTCCATGCTGGAAGGAACAGGGCTCAGCGAAGATCAGACCTTCATGCTTGCTCACGCCATCCGCAGCTATTACGGCTCCACCGAACTCTTGGAGTACAAAGGCCAGCCATTCTGGGTCGTCAACGAAGGCGAATACCGGATGATGAACACCTTCGACCTTACGGTAGACCAGCTGTTCTACGAGCTGAAGATGAACCCGTGGACCGTACGCAATGAGCTGGATATGTTCGTGGACCGGTTCAGTTATGTGGACACCGTCCGTTTCCCGGGAGATAGCACCGAATATCCGGGCGGGCTTAGCTTCACGCATGATATGGGAGTAGCCAACGCCGTGTCGCGTCCGGGGTATTCCTCCTATGAGCTGTACGGCATTGACGGCTGCTTCTCGCATATGACCCACGAGCAATTGGTCAACTGGATTCTCACTGCAGCAACCTATGTGGAGCACACGGGCGACCGCAGCTGGATGGAGCGCAATCTGACGGTACTGGAGAGCTGCCTGCAAAGTATGCTCAACCGGGATCATCCGGACCCGGCGAAACGCAACGGTGTGATGGCGCTCGACAGCTCACGGACCATGGGCGGTGCGGAGATTACTACGTACGACAGTCTGGATGTGTCACTGGGCCAGGCGCGAAACAATATTTATCTGGCGGGTAAGTGCTGGGCAGCATATTTGGCGATGGAGAAGATTTTCCGCGATAACGGCAATACGGAGCTGTCACAGACTGCCGGCAGACAGGCCGAGCTCTGCGCAGCAACCATCGTGGGCAGTGTTACCGAAGGCGGCTATATCCCGGCAGTAATCGGAGAAGGCAATGACTCGAAGATTATTCCGGCGATTGAAGGCCTCGTGTTCCCTTACTTCACCGGCTGCAAGGAAGCTCTGGAGCGCGGGGGGCGGTTCGGTGAATATATCGGGGCACTTGACACTCATCTGAAGGCTGTGCTTGTGGAGGGAGTCTGCCTGTTCGAAGACGGTGGCTGGAAAATCTCCTCCACCAGCAACAACAGCTGGCTGAGCAAGATTTATCTGTGTCAGTTCATCGCCAGACAAATTCTCGGTCTGGAGTGGGGGGACAAGGGCCATGCAGCCGATTCGGCACATGTAAGCTGGCTTACGCATCCGCAGCTCTCGGTCTGGAGCTGGAGCGACCAGATTATCTCTGGCGAGATCACCGGCAGCAAATATTATCCGCGCGGTGTGACGGCTATTCTGTGGCTGGATGAGCAGCGGGGATAA
- a CDS encoding glycoside hydrolase family 88 protein codes for MSTAYWQEVMNRLDTKVTRMIEQIGGKCPHFAGEDGKFDDIASDWWTTGFWPGMLWIMHDMTGKDHYKDAAWPWDEALEQWFVKPTVELHHDVGFQFLATAVIKNVLTGDEDGLRRGLEAANFLAARYNPVGRFIRAWNEDKHGWVIIDCMLNISLLFWASKVTGDPRYRHIAVSHAETAMQYGVREDGSTKHILSFDAETGAYIENFGGQGYSAESCWSRGAAWGLYGFINTYRHTGDERFLNTSKRIAHYFISALPEDHVPYWDFRLADDKRMFRDSSAASIAASGLLELADIVPLGEKSLYANAAERILRSLTENYATWDQPEHEAILLHGAGSGDSFIDVSLIYGDYYYVEAVAKLNGWKHRIF; via the coding sequence ATGAGTACAGCATATTGGCAGGAAGTTATGAACCGGCTGGATACGAAGGTTACGCGGATGATCGAGCAGATCGGCGGGAAATGTCCGCATTTCGCCGGAGAAGACGGTAAGTTCGATGATATCGCCTCCGACTGGTGGACAACCGGCTTCTGGCCGGGGATGCTATGGATTATGCATGATATGACCGGCAAGGACCACTATAAGGATGCAGCCTGGCCCTGGGATGAGGCGCTGGAGCAATGGTTCGTTAAGCCGACCGTGGAGCTGCATCATGATGTTGGTTTTCAGTTCCTGGCTACAGCCGTAATCAAGAACGTTCTGACCGGGGATGAGGATGGCTTGCGCCGGGGACTTGAGGCCGCTAATTTCCTGGCCGCACGCTATAATCCGGTTGGCAGGTTCATCCGCGCCTGGAATGAGGACAAACATGGCTGGGTGATTATCGACTGCATGCTGAACATCTCCCTCCTGTTCTGGGCAAGCAAGGTGACTGGCGATCCGCGCTATAGACATATTGCGGTCAGCCATGCGGAGACTGCGATGCAGTATGGTGTACGGGAGGATGGATCGACCAAGCATATCCTCTCCTTCGATGCCGAGACTGGCGCATATATCGAGAATTTCGGCGGTCAGGGCTATTCCGCGGAATCCTGCTGGAGCCGGGGGGCTGCCTGGGGACTGTACGGCTTCATTAATACTTACCGCCACACCGGAGATGAACGTTTCCTAAATACTTCGAAGCGGATTGCCCATTATTTCATCTCTGCCCTTCCGGAGGATCATGTGCCTTACTGGGACTTCCGGCTGGCAGACGACAAGCGGATGTTCAGAGACAGCTCCGCTGCATCCATCGCGGCATCAGGCTTACTGGAGCTGGCTGACATCGTGCCGCTTGGCGAGAAAAGCCTCTACGCTAATGCCGCAGAGCGGATTCTGCGTTCACTGACCGAGAACTATGCTACCTGGGACCAGCCGGAGCATGAGGCGATTCTGCTCCATGGTGCAGGCAGCGGTGACTCCTTCATCGATGTATCGCTGATCTACGGTGACTATTACTATGTCGAAGCTGTCGCTAAGCTGAACGGCTGGAAGCATCGTATTTTCTAG
- a CDS encoding AraC family transcriptional regulator, with protein sequence MKQLFEPVLFANRQSLIWDYRIYTDDHYKGYYHWHQCCEIMFVHGGQGSIVVNQQMYDIRPGMLFFFQPYQLHRIYSEVSPACPFVRTIFYLDPHIAENLLQGFSKRKALFSALWQGDNPYCGFDLRDRIEAIEWFYQNYNELRMKSSEEDPEDITMLLLQLLSCLGTDGQSLIPAGERRNLRYSEQIMNWIEAHYQEEVNLDQLAEETHLSKSYVSRIFHQETGGRLVDYLTARRLKQACRLLGTTDMPVEQIGIAVGFPNASYFNQLFKRVLGTTPLKYRKGNM encoded by the coding sequence ATGAAACAGCTATTCGAACCTGTTCTGTTTGCGAACCGGCAGTCTCTGATCTGGGACTACCGCATCTATACCGACGACCATTACAAGGGATATTACCACTGGCATCAGTGCTGTGAGATCATGTTCGTGCATGGCGGGCAGGGCAGCATTGTTGTGAATCAGCAGATGTATGATATCCGGCCGGGCATGCTTTTCTTTTTCCAGCCGTATCAGCTGCACCGGATCTATTCAGAAGTATCACCAGCTTGTCCATTCGTACGCACGATCTTCTATCTCGATCCCCATATTGCCGAGAATCTGCTGCAGGGCTTCAGCAAGCGTAAGGCATTATTCTCTGCTCTCTGGCAGGGGGACAACCCGTATTGCGGCTTTGATCTTCGGGACCGGATTGAAGCCATAGAATGGTTCTATCAGAATTACAATGAGTTAAGGATGAAATCGTCTGAGGAAGACCCTGAGGATATCACGATGCTGCTCCTGCAGCTGCTAAGCTGCCTGGGAACAGACGGGCAGTCTCTGATCCCTGCCGGAGAACGGCGGAATCTCCGGTATTCGGAGCAGATCATGAACTGGATAGAGGCTCACTATCAGGAAGAGGTGAATCTGGATCAGCTTGCGGAGGAGACTCATCTCTCGAAATCCTATGTCTCGCGGATCTTTCATCAGGAAACTGGCGGCCGACTGGTCGACTATCTTACCGCCCGGCGGCTCAAGCAGGCCTGCCGGCTGCTCGGAACTACCGATATGCCTGTAGAGCAGATCGGCATCGCCGTCGGATTCCCGAACGCCTCCTATTTCAACCAGCTGTTCAAGCGGGTCCTCGGGACCACTCCGCTGAAGTACCGGAAAGGGAACATGTAG